In the genome of Mycolicibacterium aromaticivorans JS19b1 = JCM 16368, one region contains:
- the hcaB gene encoding 3-(cis-5,6-dihydroxycyclohexa-1,3-dien-1-yl)propanoate dehydrogenase yields MSWLTGQVALVTGGAAGIGLAVVERFLAEGACVGVLDRSEGDLATIGNADGRLIAVTGDVTSYADNVMAVRETVDAFGKLDVFVGNAGIFDYFAPLVGFDGADLSSAFDEIFAVNVKGYLLGARAAVPELLKSDGPSMIFTVSNSGFYASGGGPLYTASKHAVVGVVRELAYELAPKIRVNGVAPGGTVTGLRGIEDLGQGQDVLSSVPGIADIMSTTNPLQYAQQPADHAGLYLLLASADNSRAVTGVVINSDGGLGVRGLNQPSGGLELATGAMRIDVGST; encoded by the coding sequence TTGAGTTGGTTGACCGGGCAAGTCGCCCTGGTGACCGGCGGGGCAGCCGGAATCGGTTTGGCCGTGGTCGAGCGTTTCTTGGCCGAGGGCGCATGCGTGGGCGTCCTGGATCGCTCGGAAGGCGACCTGGCTACCATCGGCAACGCCGACGGCAGGCTCATCGCGGTAACAGGTGACGTGACGTCGTATGCAGACAACGTCATGGCGGTGCGCGAAACGGTCGATGCGTTCGGAAAGCTCGACGTCTTCGTCGGCAACGCTGGGATCTTCGATTACTTTGCCCCTTTGGTGGGTTTCGACGGAGCCGACCTCAGCAGCGCCTTCGATGAGATCTTCGCGGTCAATGTAAAGGGCTACCTCCTTGGTGCCAGGGCCGCCGTTCCTGAACTCCTCAAAAGCGATGGCCCGAGCATGATCTTCACCGTCTCCAACTCTGGCTTCTATGCCTCCGGTGGCGGCCCGCTGTACACCGCTTCCAAGCACGCAGTCGTTGGCGTAGTGCGTGAACTGGCCTACGAGTTGGCGCCGAAGATCAGGGTGAATGGCGTCGCTCCAGGCGGCACGGTAACGGGCCTGCGTGGAATCGAGGACCTCGGCCAGGGTCAGGACGTGTTGTCATCGGTGCCCGGCATCGCCGACATTATGAGTACTACAAACCCATTGCAGTACGCGCAGCAGCCCGCCGATCACGCCGGCCTGTATCTGCTACTCGCGTCTGCAGACAACTCGCGAGCGGTGACCGGCGTCGTCATCAACAGCGACGGCGGCTTGGGCGTGCG
- a CDS encoding MarR family winged helix-turn-helix transcriptional regulator has translation MSTEKLTMAEQVAAKTREAGPDHDPSSLALPLALYRAVTAFGRVAVDELTPVDLSMSQFNVLTVLKRADGPMTMGALADSISVRQASLTSVVDTLTKAGFVTRKVNPRDRRSVVVAISKKGDQFMTEFLPGHYDFLQRLFAGINPRHRQQLLARLNELIDCLENYPSGQRTS, from the coding sequence ATGAGTACCGAGAAGTTGACGATGGCCGAACAGGTCGCGGCCAAGACCCGCGAAGCCGGACCCGATCACGACCCCTCTTCGTTGGCGCTCCCGCTTGCGCTCTACCGTGCTGTGACCGCCTTCGGTCGGGTCGCCGTCGATGAGTTGACGCCGGTAGACCTCTCGATGAGCCAGTTCAACGTTCTGACCGTCCTGAAGCGCGCCGACGGGCCGATGACGATGGGCGCACTGGCCGATTCTATTTCTGTACGCCAAGCCAGCCTGACGAGCGTGGTGGACACGCTGACCAAGGCAGGTTTTGTCACACGCAAGGTGAATCCCCGCGATCGGCGCTCGGTTGTGGTCGCGATATCGAAGAAGGGCGATCAGTTCATGACCGAGTTTCTGCCCGGTCATTACGACTTTCTGCAGAGACTCTTTGCCGGTATCAACCCGCGACACAGGCAGCAGCTGCTTGCACGACTGAACGAACTAATAGATTGTTTGGAGAACTACCCGAGTGGCCAGCGCACCTCCTGA
- a CDS encoding class II aldolase/adducin family protein gives MSSTPSGAGLDTERHAIALACRVLAARDLAPGILGHISLRVDRDRLLIRCRGPRERGLAFTSAEDIRMVTLDGTAGGKGELDDGYQPPNELPLHTEVLRTRRDVNAVVHAHPEAVVAADLAGLAVRPIVGAFDIPGFRLAAAGVPVYRRGVLVRNRQLAQEMVAAMADRPVVVLRAHGLTSAAETVERAVLQAISVDTISRLSLQIASAGGTLADLPDADAAELPDLGNAFNETIAWRHELGRLETHGLSCHPSEKRSS, from the coding sequence ATGAGCTCCACCCCTTCGGGCGCAGGGCTAGACACCGAACGACACGCCATCGCGCTGGCCTGTCGCGTCCTGGCGGCGCGCGACTTGGCGCCAGGCATCCTCGGCCACATCAGCCTGCGCGTCGACCGAGATCGACTGCTGATCCGATGTCGTGGTCCGCGCGAGCGAGGGCTCGCGTTCACCAGCGCAGAGGACATCCGGATGGTCACGTTGGACGGTACAGCGGGCGGCAAAGGAGAACTCGACGATGGGTACCAGCCGCCGAACGAATTGCCACTGCACACCGAAGTGCTCCGCACCCGCCGCGATGTCAATGCTGTGGTTCATGCGCACCCCGAGGCGGTAGTCGCCGCCGATCTCGCCGGTCTGGCTGTCCGACCGATTGTCGGAGCGTTTGACATACCCGGTTTTCGGCTCGCCGCGGCTGGCGTGCCGGTCTATCGGCGAGGCGTATTGGTGCGCAATCGGCAACTAGCCCAGGAAATGGTTGCTGCTATGGCAGACCGGCCGGTGGTCGTTCTTCGGGCCCACGGCCTCACCAGTGCTGCGGAAACCGTCGAGCGGGCCGTACTACAGGCCATCAGCGTCGACACGATCTCGCGTTTGTCGCTCCAGATCGCTTCTGCGGGTGGCACTCTGGCTGATTTGCCTGACGCTGATGCAGCAGAGCTGCCTGATCTCGGTAACGCTTTCAACGAGACCATCGCGTGGCGTCACGAGTTGGGGCGCCTCGAAACCCATGGTTTGTCGTGTCACCCATCGGAGAAAAGGTCCTCATAG
- a CDS encoding aromatic ring-hydroxylating oxygenase subunit alpha, with amino-acid sequence METIGSKTGPALPIDSSAFYDEAVYQRELDSIFKRSWLFVGHESMIPKPGDFRTTYMADDAVIVCRDKESRVRVLLNKCRHRGNKVCQFDMGNANIFHCSYHGWSYDTAGRLRSVPLAESAYGPQFDKASMGLVSPRVATYKGLIFACWDQSAPPLEEYLGEGLLWYLDNFLLDCDPNGLQVVPGLHRYLMPVNWKLLAENFGGDQYHFAATHGSVSALSKAGQTARINFSIDEGQHYSVVLDGCAPHGLLQLAVGKNFYQDDLAQAETLGTEAVDWLTERQRLQDERLATSPVQPYSFHVANIFPNFSMIGMGTAFYGRGFIMWQPRGPRLTEVWEWCLVESSAPRAVKERMVFVLSQRQSAAGLVTPDDHENFERLSDALDTGVARDVPFNYSLGEDVEPMESLVAELPGNVRPQISEAYQREFYRHWHRTMTEPA; translated from the coding sequence ATGGAGACAATCGGTTCCAAAACCGGCCCGGCGCTGCCGATAGACTCCTCGGCCTTCTACGACGAGGCGGTGTACCAGCGGGAACTCGACTCCATCTTCAAGCGGTCGTGGCTATTCGTCGGCCACGAGTCCATGATCCCCAAGCCCGGTGACTTCCGCACAACCTATATGGCCGACGACGCCGTGATCGTATGCCGGGACAAGGAATCTCGTGTTCGTGTGCTGCTGAACAAATGTCGGCACCGGGGCAATAAAGTCTGTCAGTTCGACATGGGCAACGCGAACATCTTTCACTGCAGCTATCACGGCTGGAGTTACGACACTGCCGGACGGCTGCGCAGTGTTCCGCTAGCCGAGAGCGCCTACGGGCCGCAGTTTGATAAGGCCAGCATGGGCCTCGTCTCCCCCCGGGTAGCTACCTACAAAGGACTTATCTTTGCTTGCTGGGATCAGTCGGCGCCGCCGCTGGAAGAATATCTGGGGGAGGGCCTGCTGTGGTACCTCGACAACTTTCTACTCGACTGTGACCCCAACGGCCTGCAGGTCGTTCCCGGCCTGCACCGCTACCTCATGCCCGTCAACTGGAAGTTGTTGGCCGAGAACTTCGGCGGCGACCAGTATCACTTCGCTGCCACTCACGGATCGGTTTCCGCACTGTCGAAAGCTGGGCAGACTGCCCGCATCAACTTTTCGATAGACGAGGGGCAGCACTACAGCGTGGTTCTCGACGGCTGCGCGCCCCATGGGTTGCTGCAACTGGCAGTCGGTAAGAATTTCTATCAGGACGATCTCGCCCAAGCCGAAACGCTGGGTACCGAAGCAGTCGACTGGCTAACCGAGCGGCAGCGCCTGCAAGACGAGCGGTTGGCGACATCCCCCGTGCAGCCCTACAGCTTTCACGTAGCCAATATCTTCCCAAACTTCAGCATGATTGGCATGGGCACGGCTTTTTACGGTCGGGGATTCATCATGTGGCAGCCTCGGGGACCGCGGTTGACCGAGGTTTGGGAGTGGTGTTTGGTGGAAAGCTCCGCGCCCCGTGCTGTCAAGGAACGTATGGTCTTCGTCTTGAGTCAGCGGCAATCGGCGGCCGGTCTCGTGACGCCCGATGATCACGAAAACTTCGAACGATTGTCTGACGCCCTTGACACCGGAGTCGCCCGGGATGTGCCGTTCAACTACTCACTCGGCGAGGACGTCGAACCAATGGAGTCGCTGGTTGCGGAGTTACCCGGCAATGTCAGGCCGCAGATCAGCGAAGCCTACCAGCGCGAGTTCTATCGGCACTGGCACCGAACTATGACGGAGCCGGCCTAG
- a CDS encoding Gfo/Idh/MocA family protein, producing the protein MTDVASRELGLGFLGIGQAVARIFQQYPDMSTLPYRVVAAADTRSHSLARFATEFAGRTYTDAEQLCADPSVDVVYIATPPELHREHALMAAHYRKHMIVEKPLAMSIDDCTAMVEAAQAAGVQLMAGHTHSFDAPVRAMAELVRSGDLGELLMVNTWNFNDFNRRPWPTSELRSTSGPVLNQGPHQVDIVRQIVGGVARTVRASTIWDDVRKCVGGYTCHLGFESGVSATLVYDARAFFDVAELHSWVAEDGGRRSPQANQRVASNFAALSQNPDHLEVALEAQKEQGRYGAATTTEESQELWGYSAPGEIIHHPYFGLTVVSCERGAIRQSPDGLVVYGQNGLQEIPVARTMRGRAAELAELHRAITEDRPVQHDGRWGRATLEVCFAILQSAYEDREVVLSQQVSL; encoded by the coding sequence ATGACAGATGTCGCTTCACGCGAACTAGGCCTGGGATTTCTCGGAATCGGTCAGGCAGTCGCCAGAATCTTCCAGCAGTACCCGGACATGTCGACGCTGCCGTATCGGGTTGTGGCGGCTGCGGATACCCGATCACACTCGCTCGCCCGCTTCGCCACCGAGTTCGCAGGCCGCACCTATACCGACGCAGAGCAACTGTGTGCCGATCCAAGCGTGGACGTCGTCTACATCGCCACCCCTCCCGAGCTGCATCGGGAGCATGCCCTGATGGCCGCACATTACAGAAAACACATGATCGTCGAAAAGCCGTTGGCCATGTCGATCGACGATTGCACTGCAATGGTCGAGGCGGCCCAGGCAGCGGGCGTGCAGCTGATGGCCGGCCACACACACAGCTTCGACGCGCCGGTGCGAGCGATGGCCGAACTGGTACGCAGTGGCGATCTCGGCGAGTTGCTCATGGTGAACACCTGGAACTTCAATGACTTCAATCGGCGACCGTGGCCGACTTCGGAATTGCGCTCGACCAGCGGGCCAGTTCTCAACCAGGGGCCTCACCAGGTCGATATCGTGCGGCAGATAGTCGGCGGTGTGGCCAGAACAGTGCGTGCGTCGACAATATGGGACGACGTCCGGAAATGCGTCGGGGGATACACCTGTCATCTCGGATTCGAATCAGGAGTTTCCGCGACGCTCGTCTATGACGCGCGAGCTTTCTTCGACGTCGCGGAGTTGCACTCGTGGGTGGCAGAGGACGGCGGCCGCCGCAGTCCCCAAGCCAACCAGCGTGTAGCCAGCAACTTCGCTGCGCTCAGTCAGAACCCTGACCACCTTGAAGTCGCACTGGAAGCTCAGAAGGAGCAGGGCCGCTACGGTGCTGCGACGACGACCGAAGAGTCACAGGAGCTGTGGGGTTACTCCGCCCCCGGAGAGATCATCCACCACCCCTACTTCGGCCTGACCGTGGTTTCCTGCGAACGCGGCGCGATCAGGCAGTCGCCCGACGGGCTGGTGGTGTACGGGCAGAACGGATTACAGGAAATACCGGTCGCGCGCACCATGCGGGGCAGGGCCGCAGAGTTGGCTGAACTACATCGGGCGATCACTGAGGACCGCCCTGTTCAGCACGACGGTCGCTGGGGGCGCGCGACGCTAGAAGTATGTTTCGCCATCCTGCAGTCGGCCTACGAAGATCGCGAAGTCGTTCTCTCCCAACAGGTATCGCTGTGA
- a CDS encoding extradiol ring-cleavage dioxygenase produces the protein MGEIVAGYASSHAFTFIPPPRWEGFRIKNRQSYTLRRGKTPPRLRKDEEPFDDAAARYAHIENALQRLRDSIRQDRLDCLIIIGDDQNENFDGSALPQIAIHTGEGFTVSDRFLPDARFWKSSPDLSKDLSEHTVEAGFDVATVVDFRETTLHSHAHGEIVANILGDHQIPVVLVFLNAVHVPSLSPKRCFALGRAIADAVRSRRPAGERIGLYASGGLSHFTAGYPWAAYDGPRVHGSIDDEFDRRTLKCLATGNGYELSKLTSEDLLNSGNIELRSWICAVGAVGGNTPWASVYEPIPRALMGMAVAWTNCEVTV, from the coding sequence GTGGGTGAGATTGTAGCCGGTTACGCGTCGTCGCATGCCTTCACTTTCATCCCGCCTCCCAGGTGGGAAGGCTTCCGCATAAAGAACCGGCAGAGCTACACACTGCGACGCGGTAAGACCCCACCTCGCCTGAGGAAAGACGAAGAACCATTCGACGACGCTGCGGCGCGTTACGCGCACATCGAGAACGCGCTTCAACGGCTGCGGGACAGCATCAGACAAGACCGACTGGATTGCCTGATCATCATCGGTGATGACCAGAACGAGAACTTCGACGGTTCGGCACTGCCCCAGATAGCCATCCACACCGGAGAGGGGTTCACAGTGTCTGACCGCTTCTTGCCAGACGCGCGGTTTTGGAAAAGTTCGCCCGACCTCAGTAAGGACTTGAGTGAGCACACCGTCGAGGCGGGGTTCGACGTCGCCACCGTTGTCGATTTCCGTGAGACCACCTTGCACTCACACGCCCATGGCGAGATTGTGGCCAATATCCTTGGAGACCACCAAATCCCGGTGGTGTTGGTATTCCTCAATGCCGTTCACGTGCCGTCGTTGTCGCCTAAACGGTGCTTCGCGCTCGGCCGCGCGATTGCCGACGCCGTGCGGTCACGCCGCCCCGCAGGCGAGCGGATAGGTCTCTACGCGTCCGGTGGGCTCTCACACTTCACTGCCGGCTATCCATGGGCTGCCTACGATGGGCCGCGCGTTCACGGTTCAATCGACGACGAATTCGATCGCCGCACCCTGAAGTGCCTTGCTACCGGAAACGGCTACGAGCTGAGCAAACTGACCAGCGAAGACCTGCTCAACTCTGGCAACATCGAGCTGAGATCGTGGATATGTGCTGTCGGCGCAGTCGGCGGCAACACGCCATGGGCCAGCGTCTATGAGCCCATTCCCCGCGCCCTGATGGGAATGGCCGTCGCCTGGACGAACTGCGAAGTCACTGTTTAG
- a CDS encoding aromatic-ring-hydroxylating dioxygenase subunit beta, which produces METSQLDVELRLRINEFYARETMLLDDGRLDEWLGLLAPDVRYTMPFPESSTHPVDDDDGLPPFLLFNDDYESLKLRIARLATGLAPGETPRTITQRIVSDILVTDVSDQELCVRSSVMVFLVRHERHESFFIGKRQDVLRRDKHSGLLLAARVITLAHSVLPRAISIFF; this is translated from the coding sequence ATGGAGACCAGCCAGTTGGACGTGGAACTGCGGCTGCGAATAAACGAATTCTATGCGCGGGAGACCATGCTTCTCGATGATGGGCGGCTGGACGAGTGGCTGGGCTTATTGGCGCCGGATGTCAGATACACGATGCCATTCCCAGAGTCCAGCACGCATCCGGTCGACGATGATGACGGCCTACCGCCGTTTCTGTTGTTCAACGACGACTACGAATCGCTGAAGCTGAGAATTGCCCGGCTGGCTACTGGGCTCGCTCCCGGGGAAACTCCACGCACGATCACTCAGCGCATTGTCAGCGACATCCTGGTCACCGATGTGTCCGATCAAGAGCTCTGCGTCCGATCCAGCGTCATGGTGTTTCTCGTGCGCCATGAACGCCACGAGAGCTTCTTTATCGGCAAACGACAAGACGTTCTACGCCGAGACAAGCACTCGGGCCTGCTGCTGGCCGCCCGGGTCATCACCCTGGCTCATAGCGTTCTGCCACGAGCGATTTCGATCTTCTTCTAA
- a CDS encoding NAD(P)-dependent oxidoreductase, whose product MRRVGVIGLGAMGSALAESLLATDHSVVCFDIRPDVLRPVVELGAEAAADARELAGACDVVLTFLPGPSQVLEVALGSERGVLAGLADGAALLDMSTCNPEVAAIIGQAYDAAGRRFVDCPVSRKAPNMTVLVGGPSGVLGPDADVLAAVSRTLVYCGHRGAGYATKLLNQHVKYSWYLASAEALLIAEAMGLNAGEVADAIAECSGGDSGLTTAAAYFRHDTESVRNRAPASTITKDSALAESMATNAGIRSRTLEPVVDFFQSVAASEFRDRAYPESTELLQRIRSMPPK is encoded by the coding sequence ATGAGGCGGGTCGGCGTGATCGGCTTGGGCGCCATGGGTTCCGCGCTGGCAGAGTCGCTTCTCGCGACGGACCATTCGGTGGTTTGTTTCGACATTCGGCCCGACGTGTTACGCCCAGTTGTCGAGCTAGGCGCCGAGGCTGCTGCGGACGCGCGTGAGTTGGCCGGCGCATGTGATGTCGTTTTGACGTTCCTCCCGGGGCCGAGTCAGGTACTGGAGGTGGCGCTCGGGTCGGAGCGAGGTGTCCTGGCCGGCCTTGCCGACGGGGCCGCCCTGCTGGATATGTCGACCTGTAATCCCGAGGTTGCAGCGATCATCGGTCAGGCCTACGACGCGGCTGGGAGGCGTTTTGTCGATTGCCCCGTCAGCCGAAAGGCGCCGAACATGACCGTTCTGGTCGGAGGGCCAAGCGGGGTGCTCGGCCCTGATGCCGATGTCCTCGCCGCCGTCTCGCGCACCTTGGTGTACTGCGGCCATCGAGGTGCGGGATATGCCACCAAGCTTCTCAACCAGCACGTCAAGTACAGCTGGTATCTCGCTTCGGCGGAAGCCCTCTTAATCGCTGAGGCGATGGGATTGAATGCCGGCGAGGTAGCCGACGCGATCGCGGAGTGCAGCGGGGGGGACTCGGGTCTCACTACGGCGGCGGCGTACTTCCGCCACGACACCGAGTCAGTTAGGAACCGCGCCCCCGCTAGCACCATTACGAAAGACTCCGCGCTGGCGGAAAGTATGGCGACGAACGCCGGTATCCGCAGCAGGACGCTTGAGCCCGTCGTGGACTTCTTCCAAAGTGTTGCGGCCTCGGAGTTTCGCGACCGTGCCTACCCCGAAAGCACAGAACTTCTTCAGCGAATCCGGTCGATGCCTCCGAAGTGA
- a CDS encoding alpha/beta fold hydrolase: protein MHKDASICVSLLGAETRFVDVAGIRTRTIQAGEGPDLILLHGGGGHAEAFARNVTALSRHFRVHALDLLGHGLTSGCEVAPNRKDYVSHLLGYMDQEGIDRAHLVGESLGGWIAAWTALEHPDRVDRLIYVCGARLTLEVGADAEARTAAGRAELARVTRQFLADPSPANVRERMAWLFHHPDRDLTDELVALRWALYQSEESRSALTNATAPPSAATAEDNLTAERLTSLTRPTLVLWTSHNPSATVEFGRRAAELIPGAEFALMEDCGHWPQWERPEEFNQILTNYLQGDRESRGQR from the coding sequence TTGCATAAAGACGCTTCAATTTGTGTGAGCTTGCTTGGAGCGGAAACACGCTTCGTGGATGTAGCCGGTATACGTACCAGGACGATTCAGGCAGGGGAAGGTCCGGACCTCATTCTCCTGCACGGGGGAGGCGGTCACGCCGAAGCCTTCGCCCGCAATGTGACGGCGCTGTCGCGTCATTTCCGAGTGCATGCGCTGGACCTGTTGGGTCACGGTCTCACCAGTGGTTGTGAGGTCGCCCCGAACCGTAAGGACTATGTCAGTCACCTACTCGGATACATGGACCAGGAAGGCATCGACCGAGCCCACCTGGTCGGCGAGTCGTTAGGAGGTTGGATCGCGGCGTGGACTGCGTTGGAACATCCCGACCGTGTCGACCGGTTGATCTACGTGTGCGGCGCGCGGTTGACGCTAGAGGTCGGCGCCGATGCCGAGGCTCGCACCGCTGCCGGGCGCGCAGAGCTTGCCCGGGTCACCCGGCAATTCCTGGCTGACCCGAGTCCGGCGAATGTGCGGGAGAGGATGGCGTGGCTTTTCCACCACCCTGACCGCGACCTGACCGATGAACTGGTGGCGCTGCGGTGGGCGCTTTACCAGAGCGAAGAATCGCGGTCGGCACTGACGAACGCGACGGCGCCGCCCTCAGCGGCGACTGCTGAGGACAATCTCACGGCTGAGCGATTGACCAGCTTGACCAGGCCCACGCTCGTGCTGTGGACGAGTCACAATCCCTCGGCGACGGTGGAATTCGGACGGCGGGCAGCCGAGCTAATTCCCGGCGCTGAATTCGCATTGATGGAGGATTGTGGCCACTGGCCGCAGTGGGAACGGCCGGAAGAGTTCAACCAAATCCTCACCAACTATCTTCAAGGTGATCGCGAGTCCCGAGGGCAACGTTGA